The DNA sequence GGACGAGTACCGCATCCTGGAAGTGGGTGGCGTGCGGGGCACGGCCTACCGGAGTCTCTACCTGGATACGCCTGACCTGCGCCACTACCGCGACCACCACAACAGCCGCACGCTGCGGAGCAAGGTGCGCTTCCGCGAATACGTGGGCAGCGGACTGGTCTACCTGGAGGTGAAACGCAAGACCGGGCGCGGACGCACGGACAAGGTGCGCATGCTGGTGAAGTCCATCCCCGATACCCTGAGCCCGGAACAAGCCAGTTTCGTGGCTAGTGCCAACGGTGGCCAGGAAGTGCTGGTGCCCTCGCTGTGGAACCACTTCACGCGCTACACCTTCGTGCACAAGCGGCTGCCGGAGCGCCTCACCATGGACCTGGACCTGCGCTTCTCAGGCCCGGATGGCGAAAGTCCACTGGGCGGCATCGTCGTGGCCGAATTGAAGCAGGAGCGCATCGACCGGCGCTCCACCTTTGCCCGCATCATGCGCGACATGGGCATCCGGCCGGCCGGCATGAGCAAGTATTGCGTGGGGATGCTGATGTTGCACCGACCCGTGAAACACAACGCTTTCAAACCCGTGCTGCGGATGCTGGAGCGCATCCGGCAGGCGGCCTGACCAACAAGGGACCAGCAGATGAAAGTATTCGGCATGCCGCTCTTCCACCCCGACATGTGGGAGCTGCTCTTCAAGTTCGGCATCAACATCACGGTGCTGTTCATCCTCATCCGGCTCATCTATTACCCCATCCACCGGAAGAAGGACTACCTCTTCACCTACTTCCTGTTCAATGTGCTCATCTTCTTCCTGTGCGTGCTGCTGAACAGCGTGAAACTCAGCATCGGCTTCGCCTTCGGCCTGTTCGCCATCTTCGGCGTGCTGCGCTACCGCACCGAGCAGATCTCCATCAAGGACATGACCTACCTGTTCGCGGTGATCACCATCGCGGTGATCAATTCACTCGCGAGCAAGAAGGTGAGCCTGGCCGAACTGCTGTTCACCGATGGCATGATCCTGCTGGTGACCTTCGCGCTGGAGCATCTCTGGCTCACGCGGCATGAGGCCATGAAGCAGCTGATCTACGAGCGCATCGACCTGATCAAGCCGGCGAACCGCGCGCAGCTCTTCCAGGACCTGCAGCAGCGGCTCGGGGTTAAGGTCTCACGCGTGGAGGTGGGCCGGATCGATCTGCTGCGCGACACGGCCCAGATGCGTGTGTTCTATTACGAGGACGAGCAGGACCACGGCTCCTTCATGGACGCGCCCCGCGACGACGGGGATGACTGAGCGGAGCGCGTTCAGGCGCGGTGCACGAGCGCGATGGCATAGGCGCAGGCGCCTTCCTCGCGGCCCACGAATCCGATCTTCTCGTTGGTGGTGGCCTTGATCCCCACGGCATCATCGCCCACACCCAGGATGGGCGCGATGGCCGCGCGCATGGCCGGCACATGGGGCATGATCTTCGGGCGCTCCATCACCAGCGTGCAGTCCACGTTGCCGACGCGCCAGCCGACCGCGCCGAGCTTGTCCACCACGGCCTTCAGCAGCAGCTTGCTGTCAGCGCCTTTCCAAGCGGGATCGGTGTCGGGGAAGTGCTGGCCTATGTCGCCCATGGCCACGGCTCCCAGCAGCGCATCGCACAAGGCATGCAACAGCACATCGGCATCGGAGTGGCCCAGAAGTCCTTGGTGGTGCGGAATGCGGATCCCCCCGATCCAAAGTTCCCGGCCGTCGGCCAGCCGATGCGTGTCGTAGCCGAAACCGACGCGGAAGTCGGTCATCCCTCCGAAGGCTTCTTCTTGGGTCCCTTCCCGTCGAAACGGAAGCCCAGGGTGAAGCGCAGCGTGTTGGCCAGCGGACTGCGCTGCATGTTGGCGATCAGGTAGCTCAGATCGAGCGAGAAGATGTTGTAGCGCACCCCCGCCCCGATGGTGAAGTACTTGCGGTTGCCCTTGGTATAGTGCTCCCAGAAATAGCCGGTGCGGAAAGCGAATTGGTCCGCGTACCAATACTCAAAACCACCGGCCAGGTTGATCTCGCGCATCTCCTCGCGGAAGCGGCTGCCCGATTCGATCAGGAGGTTGCCGTTGTCATCGTAGTAGACCACGCCCGGGGCGTCGGAGAAGGAACCGAACATGCCGGCCGCCACACCCACGGTGGGGTCCACGCCGCTGGCCACCGCGGGCCGGCCGGTCACGGGGTCGATCACCACGGCGCCATTCTCATCCAGCAGGTACACCGGCGGGGTGGGCACCAGCAGCTTGTTCACATCGAAGGCGAAGGTGATGCTGTTGTACTCGTCGAGGTCCAGTTTGAAGCTGGGGCCCAGACGCAGGTTGATGGGGATGAAGTCCTGCGCGGCGGTCTCCGTGTAGGACATCTTGGCGCCGATGTTCGAGATGTTGATCCCGAAGGCCAGGGTGGCATCGCGCCCGCTCACTTGCATCTCATCATTCACGTAGTAGGCGCTCACATCGGCCGCCACGCTCTGGCCCGCTTTGGAATTGGCGCCCTGCACGCTGATGCCGCCGGTGAGGTTGCTGTTGACGTAGCGGATGGCCACACCACCGGAGACGCGATCGCTGAACTGCTGGGCGAAGGCCAGGTCCACGGCGAACTCGGCCGGCTTGAAGTCCCGGATGGTGGCCCCATTGATATCGGTGAACAGGATGCTGCCCAGGTTGAAATAGCGGAGCGAGCCGCCCACGGCGCTGCGCTTGTTGCTCAGGCGCTTGTAGCCCGCCAGGTAGGCCAGGCTCATGTCGGGCACCAGATTGCGCAGCCAAGGGCTGTAGCTCATGAAGAACTCCCCGTCATTCTCGGCGAAGGCCAGTTTGGCGGGGTTCCAGTGGATGGCATTGGCATCGGGCGAAACGGCCACGCCGGCATCACCCATGCCACCGGCCCGCGAATCAGGGGAAATGATGAGGAAGGGGACCGCCGTGGTGATGGTGTTCAATTGATCGCCGCACTGCTGGCCCGCGGCCTGGAACTGGGGGTCGCAGGGCTGGGCGTGAACAACGGAAGCCGAGGTCCACAGAACAAGCACGAGCAACAGGGGCGCCAGGGGTCGTAAAGCAAGCATCAGCGAAGGGTTCGGGCCGGAAAGGGCCGCAAATATACGCGGCGGGACAGGGGTTTATTGTGCGTATCAGCGCAGGATCACGAGCTTCTCGAACTTCTCGGCACGCTCGCCTTCCGGGGTGACGACGCCCACCCGGTACACATAGACGCCCCGGCCCAGCTTGTCGCCGAAGTCGTCCCGGCCGTCCCAAGGCAGACCTTCGATGCGGTAGCCCTCGCAGGCCAGTTGGCGGCTGATGGTCTTCACCAGCCTGCCCGCCACGGTGAAGACCTGTACCTGCACCTGCAAGGTGGTGCAGGGCCGGTTGTGCTCGAAGAAGAACTCCGTGTAGGTGGTGAAGGGGTTCGGATAGTTGAGCACATGGGCCAGGGCCAATTCCGCGGAGGGCGCCACAACGAACTCCGTGGTGGCCTCGCTGCTGTTGTTGAACACGTCCCAGGCCTTCAGGTGCAGGGTGTGGGGACCATCAGCAAGGTCCTTGAAGCGATACCGCACCGTACCGCTCTTGTAGGTGTCCAGGTCGGCCTCATAGAGGTCGTTGAGCACGATGGCCTGCTCGCTGTTCTCGTTGAGGGTGGCCAGCAGGTCGTGGCCAATGCTGCTGCCCACCGTGTTGATGCCATTGTCATCGAAGAGCTTGGCGAAAAGCAAAGGACTCTCATCGGTCATGCCCCCGCGCACGAAACGGTCATCATTCATGTACAGGTCGATGCGTGGCCCTTCCGCATCCTCGGCCACGTCGCTGGCGGTGCCTCCCACGATGGGGTCGTTGTCGTACCCGCAGGCGTTCTGGTCCCAGCTTTCGGCATAGCAGCTGACACGCCCGGTGCCGAAAGCGTAGTTGATGTCCTTGGGTACCACGAAGGTGAAGTTGAACTCGCCATTGGTCACGGAGGCCTTGCCCCGGTAGATGATGTTCTTGCGGATCTTGAAATCATAGGGCTGACCGCCATCGTTCGCCAGGGTGGCCTGTTGCAGTTCCTTGTCGTACACGGTGGGGATCACCAGACCGTTGAAGCCTGCCAGCGGTTGTCCGCCGCCATCGTCGATGAAGCCCCGGATGCGCACCGTGCTCAAGGCTTTCAGCGTATCCAAGGTGTTCCCCATCGTATCGGTAATGGCGGTGATACGAGCGTCCAGCCGGGGCATGGCCAGGCGCTGGCTGGGGTCGCCCAAGAGGGAGAAGTTGCGGTGGTTCACGCTGTTGGGGCTGGCCGTGGAGATGGCGCGCTTGGTCTCGCGGTAAATGTCGCCCAGCATCTGGGGCCTTCCATCCGGGCCGACCTTGTTGAACACATGGTCGTAGAATTTCTGGCCCAAGGCGAAATTCTCCCCAGCGAAGGCCAGGCGCGTGGTGCTCATCAGGCCGATGCCCCCACCGCCGGGGTTGAGCAGTACATACTCGCCAGCACTGGTGCGCCCCGGATCATCCCAACGGGAGAACTCACAGGTGGCGGTCATGAACAGGGGCAGCCGGTCGCGGTTTGTCCAACCCAGTATGGTGCTGATGTCCAGGATCCGTTCGTGCGCCCAACCCACCTCACCACCGTGGCCGATGTAATTCACCAGCAGCACGCCTTTCTGCACCTTCTCGCGGATGTCCGTATTGGCCTGGGGGTAGCGCTGGCCGCCGGGGGTGCTGATCTGCTGGTAGGCGTCCAGCAGGATCTTGTCCACATTGAAGCAGGGGTGCTCGGTTTCCACCCGGGTGGCGAGGATGTTGCTCTGCGACATGTGTATCCAGCCTTCGAAGGAATCGCCGGTCTGGTCGTCGCTGACGAAGAGCACCTGGGAGCGCCAGTCGGCCATGCCACCATCGCCGGTGGTGGAGCAGACGTCGCCGGTGGCGCTCAGCATCAGCAGGCGGTCATGGTCCAGGATCTTGTCCACCACCTCGCGTGCCTGCTGGGCGGTATGCACGGGCAGCCGACCGATGCCGATATCCACCAGGTCGCCGGAGAACTCCCCCTCATTGGCATCCAGCAGGCCGAAATAGTCGTCCGAGGTGTAAGTCTGTGTGGGCAGTGTGGAGTTCTCGGTCTGGTAGCTGGGAACGAAATTCTGGTTGCTCTCGGCCAGTGAGATGTTGTTGTATGAGCCATCACCGAAGAGCAGCAGGTAGCGCGGCATCAACTCCTCGTCCGTGCCGGCGCGATCGTAAAGCATCCGCATGTAGCGCTTGATCGCCGTGGCGTCGCGGGCGCCCGAACTGAATTCGTTGAAGACCTGTTGCGGGGTCGCGATGCGCACATTGAACCCGTCGTCCACCCGGCGCTGGGCCAGGCGCTGCGCCTGCGCCATGAAGATGGGCGGGCACACGATGACCAGGTCGGTGGGCAGTGCTGTGGCGTGCAGGTCCTGGTTGGTTACGGCACCACGCCCCACCGGCGTGAGATAGCCCGCATCACGGAAGGCGATGAACTCACGAAGCGTGTCGGTGTGAAGCCTGAAGATGGCATTCTGGCCTTCGAGGATGAAGGGCAGGGTACGTACGTTCACCGGGTCGCCGATCTCCCAGATGCGATGCACCGCCTGCGCCTGCTGCACCACGAACTCAGCGATCTCCCCGGTTCCCACCGACGCCAGGTCGCGGAACGCGAGTTGGTCGCCGATCATGCGCAGCTCCCTCCGGCAATTCAAGGACAGGAAGTTCAACCAGGCCACCGAGGTGATCGGATTGAACTTGTTGAAGGTCATCGACACGGGCACTGTGCCGCCCGATGGCGACAAGGTCATCAACTGATTGAAGGGACGCGCGAAAAGTGACGTGTATTGTTCCGGCACGCCCTGCACGTTGAAGGTGTTGTTGAGGGCACCACCGGAGGTAATGGTGAATGAACTGATGTTCTGCTGCCCGATCGTGCGTGCCGCCCCATTGACGATGAGCGTGGCCTCCGCGCCCGGCTCCAGGAAAGGGGTCTCGAAACTGAAATTGTAGGTGGTGACCACGTCGAAATGCTCACCGAAGAAGGTGCGGCCGGACTTGAGCAGATTCACCAGGTCGCGTTCAATGAACTGCCGGTCATCAAAGTTGGTCACCGTGCGTGTGGGCGCTTCATTGGCGAGTGGTACCGTGGTGATGCGCTTGGGCGGGTCGATACCAATGCCGATGAAGTAGCTGGCCGAATCGCTGTAGACGTTCTTGGTGTGCTCGAAGCGGCCGTTCTTCAGGTCCCATCGATTCGGTCCCGAGGCATAGAACAGGATATGGTCTCCAGGACCGAATACCCCATCACCACCGTCCACCACCTCGATCGCGTTCAGCAGCAGGTCCGTTGGCCGATCCACGTTGTTCTGGAAAGGCAGCATGCCGAAGTGGTTGCCATAGACGTTGATCTGGTCCGATGCCAGGCCGTTCACATTCAGCCCCAGGCTGTTCAGGAATTCATAGGTGAGCCGGTACACCCCGTCACGATGCACAGTGAAGCGATACCAGTCCCCTGCGGCCAGCCTGGAGGTCTCGGGGTAGGCCTTCGCCACGCCGTCCTTTGCCATGCCCACCTGCTCCACGATGTCCAGCCGGAAGGAGACCAACTTCTCCAAGCGGCCTGTGGCCGGGTCGCGCCGGAACGGCAGGATGCTGACCATGGCTTGGGGGCGCTTGCGGTACCAACCCAAGTGGGTGAGCACCTCGGGGGCGCTGCCGATGGTGTCGAGCGTGGGCCATTGGCCGCGTTCGGCCATGGTGAGTTGCGCATACTGGGCGTTGCTCAGGTGGGCGGTAAAGCCCGTGGCACCCATGCGCAAGGGCAGGGTCTCCTGATGGAAGGGCAATTCGCCACGCGCACGGTCGATGAAGGCGCCTTGGAAAGTAGAAGGTTGGACAAGCTCCCCTTGGGGCGTGCGTTGTTGGTCCATCGGTGCGGCCTGCCCTCTGACCTGCGGGGTGGCTTCCACAAGCATGGATGTCCATTGGAGCACGCGATCCACACCCACCTGGCCCATGGTGGGAATGTGGATCAGAAGAACGACGAGGAGAACGGCAGCGACGAGGTACCGAGGGCGCGTCATGAACAGGGATGAACAGGTTATCAACAGTTCGGGCCAAAGTACTACCTTCGGCCCTTGCGTAATTGGAACACCCGACGAACGGTCTTGGATCGCCCTTATTGCCAAGACCTTCGGGGCAACCGTTATGCAGGGGGATCCGTATACTTGGCGCTGGCTCCATAGCCTAGATCGATCGAGAGCATGATGGAATGGACCATTCGGCGTGCGGCCATGGGCCTTGCACTGGGGGTGATCGTTGGCCTGCACGCGGGTGCTCAGGATCCGCAGTTCACGCAGTTCTACGCCAATCCCTTGTACCTGAATCCCGCGTTCGCGGGCACCGCCCGTTGCCCGCGGGTGGTGATGAACTACCGCAACCAATGGCCGGCGCTCACGGGGACCTTCGTCACCACCAGCGCCAGCTACGACCAGCATGTGGATGGCATGATGGGCGGCCTTGGTCTGTTGGTCACCCACGACCAGGCCGGCAAGGGCACCCTCAACACCACCACGGTCAGTGGCATCTACTCCTACCAGCAGGCCATTTCGCGCAAGTTCTCCATGAAGGTGGGCTTCCAGGCCACCTACTTCCAGAAATCGCTCGACTGGAGCAAGCTCACCTTCGGCGACCAGATCGACCCGCGCCGGGGCTTCATCTACAACACCAATGACGTGCCCCGTGGCGGCTCCATCGGCAATGCGGACTTCAGCGCCGGGGTGCTGGGATACAGCGATGTGTTCTTCGTGGGCTTCGCCGCGCACCATCTCACCGAACCCAACGAATCGTTGATCGTGGGCACCAGCAAACTGCCCATGAAACTCACCGGCCACGCCGGCGCCGCTATCCCGGTGGGCATGCGCGGGAAGTATGGTGATGCCCGCACCCGCATCTCCCCGAACATACTTTATCAGCAGCAGGCGGCGTTTCGCCAGTTGAACCTGGGCCTCTACGTGGACCATGGTCCGATCACGGCGGGGGTCTGGTACCGGACCCGCGATGCCTTCATCGCCTTGATCGGCTTCCAAACCGAGAAGTTCAAGTTCGGCTACAGCTATGATGTGACCACTTCGCGCCTGACCACGGCCACCGCAGGTAGCCATGAGATCAGCGTGCAACTGCTCTTCAACTGCAAACCCAAGTCGAGAAGGTTCCGGGTCGTAGCCTGCCCCACCTTCTGAACCAGTCCAAGCCACGAATCCCTGAAAGGACCATGAGCCTCGCAAGGAATATCGCCATCATCACCGCCTGCGGCGCGCTGCTCAGCGCCTGCCAGTTCGAGAAAAGCGGTGCCACCGGGTGGAACTACAACGACTCCAAGAACGGCGGCTTCGAGAAGGTCGGATTCGAGGAGCAGGAGAATGGCCCCGGCCTCGTGCTGATCGAGGGCGGCCAGTTCACCATGGGCCGTGTCACCGACGATCTGCGGCACGAGTGGGACAACGTGCCACGCACCGTCACGGTGTCCTCTTATTACATGGATGAAGTGGAGGTGACCAACTTCTTCTGGCTCGAGTATCTCTATTGGCTCGAGCGCGTCTTCGCGGCCGACTACCCGGAGATCCACAAAAAGGCCCTGCCCGACACCCTGGTCTGGCGCAGCAAGCTGGCCTTCAACGAACCCTACGTGGAATACTACCTGCGCCACCCGGCCTACCGCGACTACCCCGTGGTGGGCGTGAACTGGCTGCAGGCGAACGACTACTGCGCCTGGCGCACAGACCGCGTGAACGAGATCATCCTCATCCGCGAGGGGCTGTTCGAGCACTACCCCAACCAGATCAACGAGGACCACTTTACCACGGACTCCTATCTGGCCGGACAGTACGAGAGTGGCAAGAAGGTGGACGGTGTGACGGACTTCAACCCCAACCGTGACACGCGCAACATCAAGATGGAGGACGGCGTGCTGCTCCCCCGTTACCGCCTTCCCACCGAGGCCGAGTGGGAATACGCCGCGTACGGTCTGGTGGGCAATACGGTGGACGAGCGCATCATCGAGCGGCGCATCTACCCTTGGAACGGCCATTGGGTGCGTTACGACAGCCGCAAGAAAGGCGGCGCCTTCTTCGGCGATTTCCGCGGCAATTTCATGCGCGGCCGTGGCGATTACATGGGCGTGGCGGGCAGCCTGAACGACAATGCCGACGTGACGGCACCCGTCTACTCCTACTGGCCCAATGATTACGGCCTCTACAACATGGCCGGCAACGTGAGCGAATGGGTGATGGACGTGTACCGCCACCTGAGCCCGGAGGACAAGGACGACTTCCGCCCCTTCCGAGGCAACGTGTTCAAGACCAAGGTGCTCAACAGTGACGGCGTGGTGCAGGACAAGCACGACCTGGTGAACTACGACGTGGACGGCATCAAGTATTACCTCACCGAGTTCCAGACGCTGATGCAGGGCCGCGCCACGGATGAGGAGGCCCAACTCATCGACGACCTGCTGGAGCAGGCGGAACAGGCCATCGACTTCAAGAACACCCGCAAGCACGACGCCGCCATGCAGCGCGTGCAGGACATGGTGGACAACATCAAGAGCAAGGACCTGGACATCTGCCCGAAGCTTCTGAGCGGCATCAGCGACTACCAGTCCGACCAGCCGGGTGACGTGCGCTGGCGGAACGTTTCGGTGGAGGAGAACATCGACCGCCGCAACTACCGGAATTCAGACAACATCAACTTCCGCGACGGCGACGTGGAGAGCAGCATCTATTTCGACCAGGCCGATTTCGAGGGCAATCCGATGTACGACTGGGGCAAGACCTCCTTGCTCAACGACCGCAGCCGCGTGTACAAGGGCGCCTCCTGGGCAGACCGCATCTACTGGGCCAACCCCGGCACACGCCGCCACCTGGACGAGCGCCAAAGCACGGCCACCATCGGTTTCCGTTGCGCCATGACCCGCGTGGGCAGCCCACGGGGACTCAACGACTCCAAGCGTCGCGACAAGCTCAAGCGCTGAGCACGCACCGCGATCTACTTTCGAGCCCCCGGCCCATCCGCCGGGGGTTCTTGCATGGATGACCACCATTGAACAGATCCACAAGGCCTTCCTCGGCTCCAGTGGAGCCTGCACGGATACGCGGGACATCGCGGAGGGCGTTCTCTTCTTCGCCCTGAAGGGGCAGCGATTCGATGCCAACGCATTCGCGGCGGAAGCGCTCGGCAAGGGAGCCCGCCAGGTGGTGGTGGACGACCCGCAGGTGGTGCGCGATGAGCGGTACCTGCTGGTGCCCAACGTGCTCGTGGCACTGCAGGAACTCGGACGTCATCATCGCCGCACCTTCAACATCCCGGTGATCGGCATTACGGGCAGCAACGGCAAGACCACCACCAAGGAGCTGCTGCACGCCGTGCTGGCCGTGGACCGACCCACGCTGGCCACCACGGGCAACCTGAACAACCACATCGGGGTGCCGCTCACCCTGTTGGGACTCACCGGGGAGCACCGGATCGCCATCATCGAGATGGGCGCCAACAAGCCGGGTGACATCGCCGAATTGGCGGCCATCGCGGAACCGACGCACGCGCTGATCACCAACATCGGACGCGCGCATCTGGAAGGCTTCGGTGGCCTCGAGGGGGTTGTGCGCACGAAGACCGAACTCTACGCGCACATCAAAGCACATGGTGGCCAGCTCTTCGTGAATGCGGACGACGGCCTGCTGATGGAGAAGAGCGCCGGTCTGCGCAGGGCCACCTACGGCACCACCCCGAAGGCGGACACCTCCGGCGCACTGGTCGGCGAAGGTCCCTTCATGGAACTCGTATTCGCAGGCCGCGATGGCCGTGCGTACCATGTGGCCACCCGCCTCATCGGCGACTACAACCTGCCGAACGCCTTGGCCGCGGTCGCCATCGGGCAGTACTTCGGTGTGGCCGACGACCGTATCGCCGAAGCCTTGGCGGCCTATGTGCCGGGCAACAACCGGTCGGAGTTCCGCGATACCGGCCGCAACCAATTGGTGATGGATGCCTACAACGCCAACCCCACCAGCATGGCGGCGGCGCTGAGGAACCTCGCGGCCATGCGCAGCGACCGGCCCAAGCTGGCCATCCTGGGCGACATGCTGGAACTGGGCGCGGACAGTGCCCGGGAACATGAAGCCATCGTTGCACTGGTCAAGGACCTCGGCCTTGCCGCACGCTTCGTGGGACCGGAATTCCAGCTCCGCACCAAGGAACTGTCCTACCCCGATGCCGCATCACTGCTGGGATCCCTGAATAAGGAACCCCTCACCGGGCACCTGGTGTTGGTGAAGGGATCGCGGGGGATCAGGCTGGAGGCGGTGGTGGAAGCCCTTTAGCCCTTCAGCACATTCCTGCTGATCACGATGCGCTGCACTTCGCTGGTGCCCTCGTAGATCTGGGTGATCTTGGCATCGCGCATCAGGCGCTCCACGTGGTACTCCTTCACATAGCCGTAGCCACCATGCACCTGCACGGCCTCCACGGTGGTCTTCATGGCCACTTCACTGGCGAAGACCTTGGCCATGGCGCTGGCCTGATCGTAGTTCAGGTGCTGGTCCTTCAGCCAGGCGGCCTTGAGGCATAAGAGCCGGGCGGCTTCGATCTCGGTGGCCATGTCGGCCAGCTTGAAGGCGATGGCCTGGTGCTCGCTGATCGGCTTGCCGAAGGCTTTGCGCTCCTTGCTGTAGGCCAGCGCCAGTTCGTAGGCGCCACTGGCGATGCCCAGGGCCTGCGAGGCGATGCCGATGCGACCACCACTCAAGGTCTTCATGGCGAAGGTGAAGCCGAAGCCATCCTCCCCGATGCGGTTCTCCTTGGGCACCTTCACATCCTGGAACATCAGGGTGTGTGTGTCGCTGCCGCGGATGCCGAGTTTGTCCTCCTTGGGACCCACCACGAAACCGGGCATGCCCTTCTCCACGATCAGGCAGTTGATCCCTTTGTGCTTCTTGGCCGCATCCGTCTGGGCCATCACCAGGTAGGTGCTGGCCGTGCCCCCGTTGGTGATCCAGTTCTTGGTGCCGTTCAGCAGGTAGTGGTCGCCCATGTCGATGGCCGTGGTGCGCTGGCTGGTGGCATCGCTGCCGGCCTCGGGCTCGCTCAGGCAGAACGCGCCGATCTTCTCCCCCTTGGCCAGGGGCACCAAGTACTTCTGCTTCTGCGCCTCGTTGCCATAGGTCTCCAGGCCCCAGCACACCAAGCTGTTGTTTACGCTCACCACCACGCTGGCACTGGCGTCCACCTTGCTCAACTCCTCCATCACCAGCACATAGCTGATGGTGTCCATGCCGCCACCGCCGTACTTGGGGTCCACCATCATGCCCAGGAAGCCGAGCTCGCCGAGCTGCTTGATCTCCTCCGCCGGGAAGCGCTGCTCACGATCGCGCTCGATCACACCCGGCTTCAGCACATTCTGGGCGAAGTCGCGGGCGGCGTCGCGGGCCGCGATCTGTTCCTCGGAGAGTTCGAAGTTGAGGCCTTGGAGGGTGGCGGTGTCTTGCATGGTATGGGTCGCTTGAGGCAGGGATCGCGAAGGTA is a window from the Flavobacteriales bacterium genome containing:
- the ispF gene encoding 2-C-methyl-D-erythritol 2,4-cyclodiphosphate synthase — protein: MTDFRVGFGYDTHRLADGRELWIGGIRIPHHQGLLGHSDADVLLHALCDALLGAVAMGDIGQHFPDTDPAWKGADSKLLLKAVVDKLGAVGWRVGNVDCTLVMERPKIMPHVPAMRAAIAPILGVGDDAVGIKATTNEKIGFVGREEGACAYAIALVHRA
- a CDS encoding type IX secretion system membrane protein PorP/SprF; its protein translation is MGLALGVIVGLHAGAQDPQFTQFYANPLYLNPAFAGTARCPRVVMNYRNQWPALTGTFVTTSASYDQHVDGMMGGLGLLVTHDQAGKGTLNTTTVSGIYSYQQAISRKFSMKVGFQATYFQKSLDWSKLTFGDQIDPRRGFIYNTNDVPRGGSIGNADFSAGVLGYSDVFFVGFAAHHLTEPNESLIVGTSKLPMKLTGHAGAAIPVGMRGKYGDARTRISPNILYQQQAAFRQLNLGLYVDHGPITAGVWYRTRDAFIALIGFQTEKFKFGYSYDVTTSRLTTATAGSHEISVQLLFNCKPKSRRFRVVACPTF
- the porV gene encoding type IX secretion system outer membrane channel protein PorV; protein product: MLALRPLAPLLLVLVLWTSASVVHAQPCDPQFQAAGQQCGDQLNTITTAVPFLIISPDSRAGGMGDAGVAVSPDANAIHWNPAKLAFAENDGEFFMSYSPWLRNLVPDMSLAYLAGYKRLSNKRSAVGGSLRYFNLGSILFTDINGATIRDFKPAEFAVDLAFAQQFSDRVSGGVAIRYVNSNLTGGISVQGANSKAGQSVAADVSAYYVNDEMQVSGRDATLAFGINISNIGAKMSYTETAAQDFIPINLRLGPSFKLDLDEYNSITFAFDVNKLLVPTPPVYLLDENGAVVIDPVTGRPAVASGVDPTVGVAAGMFGSFSDAPGVVYYDDNGNLLIESGSRFREEMREINLAGGFEYWYADQFAFRTGYFWEHYTKGNRKYFTIGAGVRYNIFSLDLSYLIANMQRSPLANTLRFTLGFRFDGKGPKKKPSEG
- a CDS encoding DUF4956 domain-containing protein translates to MKVFGMPLFHPDMWELLFKFGINITVLFILIRLIYYPIHRKKDYLFTYFLFNVLIFFLCVLLNSVKLSIGFAFGLFAIFGVLRYRTEQISIKDMTYLFAVITIAVINSLASKKVSLAELLFTDGMILLVTFALEHLWLTRHEAMKQLIYERIDLIKPANRAQLFQDLQQRLGVKVSRVEVGRIDLLRDTAQMRVFYYEDEQDHGSFMDAPRDDGDD
- the porU gene encoding type IX secretion system sortase PorU, which translates into the protein MTRPRYLVAAVLLVVLLIHIPTMGQVGVDRVLQWTSMLVEATPQVRGQAAPMDQQRTPQGELVQPSTFQGAFIDRARGELPFHQETLPLRMGATGFTAHLSNAQYAQLTMAERGQWPTLDTIGSAPEVLTHLGWYRKRPQAMVSILPFRRDPATGRLEKLVSFRLDIVEQVGMAKDGVAKAYPETSRLAAGDWYRFTVHRDGVYRLTYEFLNSLGLNVNGLASDQINVYGNHFGMLPFQNNVDRPTDLLLNAIEVVDGGDGVFGPGDHILFYASGPNRWDLKNGRFEHTKNVYSDSASYFIGIGIDPPKRITTVPLANEAPTRTVTNFDDRQFIERDLVNLLKSGRTFFGEHFDVVTTYNFSFETPFLEPGAEATLIVNGAARTIGQQNISSFTITSGGALNNTFNVQGVPEQYTSLFARPFNQLMTLSPSGGTVPVSMTFNKFNPITSVAWLNFLSLNCRRELRMIGDQLAFRDLASVGTGEIAEFVVQQAQAVHRIWEIGDPVNVRTLPFILEGQNAIFRLHTDTLREFIAFRDAGYLTPVGRGAVTNQDLHATALPTDLVIVCPPIFMAQAQRLAQRRVDDGFNVRIATPQQVFNEFSSGARDATAIKRYMRMLYDRAGTDEELMPRYLLLFGDGSYNNISLAESNQNFVPSYQTENSTLPTQTYTSDDYFGLLDANEGEFSGDLVDIGIGRLPVHTAQQAREVVDKILDHDRLLMLSATGDVCSTTGDGGMADWRSQVLFVSDDQTGDSFEGWIHMSQSNILATRVETEHPCFNVDKILLDAYQQISTPGGQRYPQANTDIREKVQKGVLLVNYIGHGGEVGWAHERILDISTILGWTNRDRLPLFMTATCEFSRWDDPGRTSAGEYVLLNPGGGGIGLMSTTRLAFAGENFALGQKFYDHVFNKVGPDGRPQMLGDIYRETKRAISTASPNSVNHRNFSLLGDPSQRLAMPRLDARITAITDTMGNTLDTLKALSTVRIRGFIDDGGGQPLAGFNGLVIPTVYDKELQQATLANDGGQPYDFKIRKNIIYRGKASVTNGEFNFTFVVPKDINYAFGTGRVSCYAESWDQNACGYDNDPIVGGTASDVAEDAEGPRIDLYMNDDRFVRGGMTDESPLLFAKLFDDNGINTVGSSIGHDLLATLNENSEQAIVLNDLYEADLDTYKSGTVRYRFKDLADGPHTLHLKAWDVFNNSSEATTEFVVAPSAELALAHVLNYPNPFTTYTEFFFEHNRPCTTLQVQVQVFTVAGRLVKTISRQLACEGYRIEGLPWDGRDDFGDKLGRGVYVYRVGVVTPEGERAEKFEKLVILR
- a CDS encoding polyphosphate polymerase domain-containing protein; amino-acid sequence: MAKFDPLTSSVNTPLPAIARFAPISLAEMDGVKLQDRNDTKYVFGQEQLAAVLERMLDEYRILEVGGVRGTAYRSLYLDTPDLRHYRDHHNSRTLRSKVRFREYVGSGLVYLEVKRKTGRGRTDKVRMLVKSIPDTLSPEQASFVASANGGQEVLVPSLWNHFTRYTFVHKRLPERLTMDLDLRFSGPDGESPLGGIVVAELKQERIDRRSTFARIMRDMGIRPAGMSKYCVGMLMLHRPVKHNAFKPVLRMLERIRQAA